A genomic stretch from Erigeron canadensis isolate Cc75 chromosome 9, C_canadensis_v1, whole genome shotgun sequence includes:
- the LOC122582433 gene encoding dirigent protein 22-like — MAKIFLCLILITLTQIFLAIEANPRFLQSVKNNPMKQRTEKLSHFRFYWHDVISGSNPTCVNIIRPPAANNKTSPTGFGMVNMIDDALTEGPESSSKLLGRAQGFYGQASQQDVGLLMAMNFAFSTGKYNGSTITILGRNPVFNKVREMPVIGGSGLFRFARGYVQASTHTFDMKTGDAVVEYNVYVMHY, encoded by the coding sequence ATGGCCAAAATTTTCCTCTGCCTAATTTTGATCACCTTAACACAAATTTTTCTAGCTATAGAAGCCAATCCCAGGTTCCTACAATCTGTCAAAAACAACCCAATGAAACAAAGAACCGAAAAACTAAGCcattttcggttttattggcaCGATGTCATAAGTGGTTCGAACCCAACTTGTGTAAACATAATTCGACCACCAGCAGCCAACAATAAAACAAGTCCAACCGGGTTCGGGATGGTCAACATGATCGATGATGCATTGACCGAAGGGCCCGAGTCGAGTTCTAAGTTATTAGGAAGAGCCCAAGGTTTTTATGGGCAGGCTTCTCAACAAGATGTTGGACTATTGATGGCTATGAATTTTGCTTTTTCGACCGGGAAGTATAATGGGAGTACAATTACTATATTGGGTCGGAACCCGGTTTTTAATAAGGTTCGAGAAATGCCCGTGATCGGAGGAAGCGGGTTGTTTCGGTTTGCTAGAGGTTATGTACAAGCTAGTACACATACATTTGATATGAAAACTGGAGATGCGGTTGTTGAGtataatgtttatgttatgcatTATTGA